The Halictus rubicundus isolate RS-2024b chromosome 18, iyHalRubi1_principal, whole genome shotgun sequence genome contains the following window.
TTCGTCGAGTACTTGTCCTGATCGTTCGCGTGCGGGAGGACCGCTTGCATCGAGCCTTGAAAATTGTTCTGACCGACGACGATGTCGGGCACGGCTGTGGAGATCTGTCTGTATTTCGGGCCCCCGTCGAGCAAGCTCTGAGCGCTCATTACAGAAGTAGGCGGACCGACAGGGTTCACCGGCGTGGCGGACACGATGTTCTGCAAGACCGCGTTCGACATGTCGAAACCCTGGCTGTTTCCAAGAGCCGTTGCATGATCGAAGTTGCCCAGAGGTACCAGATTCAGTTTCACCGGGACGATGAACTTGGGCTTCTCCAGTTGACCGATCTCGACACCGCTCGAGTGCGAGATCTCCAGGTTCGGAGAAATCTGGTTCCAACTGCTGCTGGGCTTGAACTTGCTGCTTTGCTGCGACTTCGGGCTGTGTTTGCTCTCTGAAAATCTACCATCGTACCTTGTCTCCTCGTAACTGTCGTCTTGGTCGCGGTGCCGGTCGTCGTCGGACCAAGAGTTTCCTCTAACTCTCTGTCTGTGAGACTTCGTTCGGGTCGAATGATGTCTTTTCCCCTGGTGTTCGTACTCCGTGCTGTCGTCCACGGCTGTCGTTCCTCGGTGCTCCTTGGGTAGCCTCTTCGCGTTATCCGCGGCGGAAGGTCTCCTTCTACTCTTCTGCACCCTTCTAGGTCTCTCCGTGTAGTCCGTATAGTCTCCATCGTCGGACACGTCTCTGGAATCCTCGTCGCTTCGAAACCTGCCGTCTCTGTTGttgatggtgaaatgttgaGCCACTTCGGAGCTAGCCGAGTCGATGAACCTCGACGTCTGGTAATCGTCGATGCCCGCGTCGGGTACTCTCGACTGCTCGAAGCTATACTCCGCGACCACGACGGGTCTGGAGAGTCTTTGGTGTTTGTTCACAGGCTGAGAAGAAGCCGCCACGTTATCGTAAACGCCATCGTAATTGTTCAGGTTGCTCTTCGGAGGGTTGTTCACCTCTTGAGTCGTCCTCGGCAAGGACGACGATGCTTGTCCATTTTGTCTGGTAGCGCCATGCCCGTGACCGTCGTAGCTGATGGCCTCTTGCTGGTGATAATTGCTCGGGACTTTCTCTTGGCTCGACTTTTCTTTATCCCTCGGCGAATAACGATGATTGGAAGCGGCCCCCTCGTTGCCGTTCGACACCTCTCCATAATTGCCCATATAATCGTCCAGTTTGTGTCCCCTTGCTTTGCTCCTGTACCTCGAAGAGCCCCCGGTTTTCTCGCTCTCGGTTTCAACGGAGCTCGGATCCTCGTAGAAATCTGGGTAATTCGCGACGACAGGCGTGTCGTTTTGGACCTTGAGCAGCTCGAAATCGTTCCGCTTGCTATTGTACTCGAAGGACCTGCGGTTGTTGGTGCCGAGGCGAGGGAAGTTCAAGAATATTCTAGCTTCCGTGGAGTAAGCCGGATCGTTCTCGATCTCGTCAACCACCTCCGCATCCGTCGCCTCTTCCTCGTCCCTGTCCTCGGCGCTATCCTCGGCGCTGTCCTCCAAGGTCGAGTTATTTTGCTCGGTCAAGGAGTTGGTCCAAGTGACGTTGTTGTTCGCTGCCTCTAGCCGATCGATCGGATCGGTCGTCTTCGCGGTGGAGGTGCCCACCATCGGCACGAACCCGTTCGAATTCTCATAGTGCACGGTCGTGTCGATTATAGATGTTATCAGCTGATCGCGAAACGTCTCCTGGTTTCGTTCGAGCTTCTCCGCCTTGGCCACGTTCGCCGACGCAGTCGCGATCTGATCGAGAGCCGCTGCCTCGTCGCTCGTCCCTATTACGTGCGGCCAGCTCAACGATAACAGAACAACCTGCACCGAATACGAAATGATTAGCTCCGACAGAGTCCCGACATCGACCCAGCGAACAGGGCCACCCATTATCGCAGCCAATTTACCGGGAACCGGTCAAGAGGGACAACGTGGAACTTGGATGGCCGCTCGAGCACCCTCCGCGTTTTACCGACCAGCAATGTTTACAGATGCTCGAGACCATCGGCTAAATTGAATTCTCGCGAGTGTCGCCCTTTCGAAACGTCTGTACGACCACGCGGAAAAACTTTAATTACAAGGACAAAAAGTTCAGCAATTTCTTTTCGCGTTTCATTTCTGTTCCATCTTTTCGTTATTCTCAAACTTTCGGGAGCACGTCGTAAACGACAGTGGGCAAACAGTGGGGCTGAAAGAAAGCCACCGAAGAAGAAAGCGCACCACCGATTATTGGGAACTTAAGATAATGCCACAGCTAAACGGATTCATCGGCGAAAATAAGTGGCAGTCAAGGAGCTGACCTAGAAAAGAAAAGCAGAACAGAAAAGTAAAATGCGATGCGGCGTGCGTGTGCACTACGACGGCCAAGGACTGAATGTGCACGGAAGCAAATCCTCCAGTACTTTCTCACTGATTCAACGCGGCCAATTTCTGATTGACAGTCTTGCGTAACTGATTGAACGATTAGGCGACAGCCGTCACCACGACCAACAGAAATGTTGAAATCGTCGAGCGAGTAACGTGGCCTCGACGCGCATTTTCAAATCGAATATTGGGAGCTTTGTAAATCGTGAACCGCTGGCAACGACGTTTAAACGCAAGTGTCTAATAATTACCGATGGAAGAGATTAGACCCGTATATTTTTTGATACTAAAATAACTATGAAGCACGACTTCCTCCAGGATATTTCGTTTCTAAAAAGTTCGAGAAGCAAATTCGTCTGAATTTCTTCAGAGAAAAACGAtgtaaaagtggaaaaataattggtagaaaatataaaagtataaataataagaaAGGAGATTAAGATTATACGATGTTTCTCATTCTGCCACAGCCACGGTTGAATTCCCGTCACGCGTTCGCCATTGTCGAGGGGTTAAAGAGAAATCTCGAACACGCCGCGCTTCGTGTGTTCCACAGATAATTGGGGATATAAGAGGAAATAATCATGGTTAATAGCTGTGACTGCCGAGGAACCACGCGGCGAGAGATCCCCCCGAGACCCGAGAGAAGCATTTCAATCTACTTTCGAGGCGATCAAAATAGAGCGACACAAAAGATTTCATCAGGCCAGCGAGCGCGAGGAGAGTAACGTCTTTCTGTTAATCGGCCATCGCGGTAAATTAGAGAAAACACTGACGTcgaaatattaagaaagaaagtGCTCCAGTTGCACTGATCCGTGTGCGCCTAGACACACtctaaaaatttttcaaaaaaaatttCTGAACAAGATCGATCCCATTTCTCGATTCTACGTTCTTCTATAGTTCCACCTCTGTTCGTTGGACACTGTTCGAACTTTGCACAAATTTCGACAAACGAGCCTTTCGAAAAAAAGAGAATCAGACTACCGCGTAGCAAAGGGGCGAGACAGAATTTCTCGATGGGCGATTTGCACTGAAATGCGGAAAATCGGGAATCGTCGCACGTCGAATTCGCGCACGGTATGATCAGCGTCGCGTCTACTTACGAGATGGAACAACATTTTCTCGAACGGCCGGGTTTCCCGTCGAACACGAAGAATCACAGAATGATCAGGAAGGGCCGAGTGTCACGGAGTTTCGCGTAGAACACATTGATTGCGGCTCCGTGGCTTTATTCCCCGAGCTTCTGTAATCCGTAGGACCCTGCGAGGCGAACCTCCACGCGAGAACTGAGCCACATAGTAGACACGCGATTTTCTTTATACACTCCGGTGGTCAAGTGAAAAATATCGTTCTAAATATTATCCTACGGTACACCAGCGGGAGGATACTTTCATTCGCGACACGCGACCGCCGCTGGGAAATTGTTGTCCGCGTCAGGCGCAAGATGCACCCGTCCGTCATTACCGTGGAAGCGTCCACGAATTCGCTAGGAAAGTCGAGCGAATTTGTTCACTGATATCCAACGGAAGGATCTGAAAATGCTGAGTACAATTAACTAGAATGATCTTTAATTGTACGTCGCTTGCATATTCCGCTCATTAGCTACCGGAGACTCTCGGCTGTCTCCAAAGGGACACATGCTAGCAGACCGTTTTTCCGAACAGTTCTGTTTAACGTTAAAGTTATCGGGGATAAAGGGAATTGTGGTTGCACGCGGTTTCGAGTATAGAGGATCCATCCGTGTGGTCAGTAGTTTCCCGTTAGGCATTTTATGCGCTCTAAAACGCACGCATTATGCACACCGCGCTCGCTCCTCCCGATGCAACCAGCCTCACAAGATAgaaacgacgcgacggccggcgcggcgcggcgcggcgcagcgcaaCGTCGGTATGGTACGACGTTACCATGCTCGAGGATCCTCGGCTGTGTAAGAGAACTGGCAATCGCCACAGTTTAATGCCTTGTGTCTAATTGCTGTGCTTCGCAGATATGCGGAGATATCATCGTTGCCTCTCGTTGTGAAAACATGAAATTAACTGCGCCCTACGACCATCGCCGTTGTTTGACCATCTCCACCTAACCAGACAATTAACGTTAATTGCCCACAGACTAGCAACCGTGTCGCGTTCACTTACTATTCTTTCTGAATCCGCTCCCTTTGGACTTTGAGATTTCGCGGTGGGATCGTTGCATAATAAATGTCATTGTCCACTGTCTCTCCCTTGAAACGTATAGACGATCAAGTATTTATCGCAATCGAAAAGAAATTGTTCAAAGATCTAGTTCAAGGAATACGAAGCCAGTTGCAATTTGGGCTCGAAGAAAGCTGATAATTGTTCCAGAAGGAAAGTGTTGTATCGCAGATACACGAGCAAGATTCAAGATTTAAGAAAGTATAATGTAAGCACAACGATGGAATTGATGGTACCCACCATTTTGCAAAACTTTCGATAGTACCGGCACCCATGGTGAACGTAGCAAGCGTTCTGCGCATCGTAACGACGGGTTTCTGTATTTGAATTGTACGGCGTGGCCGTTTCGTAAAACGAAAGAAAAGTTTCCATTAGAAAATGAATGGTCGCttttcccctttttttttttgaaatttctttccGCGCAGAGTTAATTGCTCGATAATACGATCTTTCGAACGTTCGCGAGATCGATATCTTTATGGCAATATCTGGTAATGTCTACGAGCGAGGAAAGGAGGTGATCGCTCATTGTTAACAACGCTCGAGGAGGATCGAAAGGTAGGACGTTTAATTAGGTACGATATTTATTCAAGTAGATAGGAATGCGTACAACGTCGCCGCTGTCTGTCtccttaaaaaatattaatcttATAAGGTACCTTCTTGAAGTGAACAATTTGGTCCATAATATGTACAGAACCGAAGCAACGAGCGAGCCTCGCGCGCAACCGATTCACCGAATCGGTCAGCCAGGTACAGCATATCTTACTGGAAATTTATTGCACAAACCCGTATTAAATACTAAAAGAACGACTAAGAAACGATCGATCGAGAATTGAGTATCGATGGCACGCGGAATCTCCCGAAACGAAAATCGATGTGCCGGTTCAAGAATTGCCATACCAATTTACCGATCCCGAACAACAATGTCCTTATTCTAGTGATCGTAGATACCGAATAACAAGAAAAAACACTTTAACTCTTCGCTTTGTAACTGGTGAATCTCGGGTCGTCGACGATCTGCACGTTCTTCGTCTTCTGCCGGACCTGCGTACGTTCGCCATACTGGCTGTCGGCCAAAGATTTCGCGAACTCGAGATTGCTAGCCTCGTAGCTCGATCTTCCGATGTAATCCATGGGGTCGTACGGGGGTGGAGCATCGCGGGCATCTTCCTGCGTCAGCCGAATCAAATCTAGGATCGGACTTTTGCTCGCGACTTGGCTTTGACCGTTTCCGTTTCCAATAGACTCGGTTCCAAGATCGTAGGTGGAAGGACGGGCCAGATCCTGAATGCTATTGGCGTATTGAACGAGATACTGTTGCAACAGAGCCTTCAGATTGATGTTCTGCGTGGACTTGGACCGAATAGGCGAGACACCGTCTACTCTGAGAATGATCACAGGGATAAGCGAGTTACCCGCTTGGACGAAGGTTGGCCTAACGTTCAAGATAGACGAGGGATTCCTGATGTACTCCGAGATCGACGGATTGTAGCTCAACAGATCGGAGTATTGCAGATTCGAGTAGTTGTTCGGATCGTTGTTCGGTGGACCGTGCTTCTTGGGGCTGTCCGCACCGCTCAGAACAGAGTCCAAGTAACTCTGAGCCTTCGACGTGTACCTGGATCCGAACGGAGAAGACGTGTCAGCGGACGAGGCGAACAAGTTGGAGATCGGCGTGGTGGCGTTCAGGGTAGACTCGGTGGTGTAACCGTCGGTGTATTCCGGATCGGGGCTGTTCACCATGTACCTGGAAGTGACCGGCTCGTAGAGCGATCCATAGGTGACCTTGTGGCCAGCGGCGTTCGACTGCACACCGGGTTTCCGTGGCTGCGGCTGGTTCGCGTTCTGCCTCCGACCAACTAAATTCTGATAACCGAGACGGAACACTTGTTGCCGCGGCGAGTCGCCCGTCAACGATTCCGGGGGAACGAATAGGTTTGGCTCCTGTCCGTTCTGCTCGGGAACTACGGGAAACTGCACCGGCCCCTGGGAGTATACGCTATTTTCCGTGGTGCTCACCTCGTAAATCGAATGAGAACCCTGGGATTTGGTTGGCGGTTGGTGTTGCCCGGTGTTGCTGTCCGGGTACGCGGAGTAAGTTTCCACGTAAGTGGCCGGGGGAACGTCCGACACACGGCCATCCGGGTACTTCCAGAAGACTTTGTTCTCGTAGCGAACGCCGTTCTCGACCGTGTACCTGGGACCGTTGGGGAGCTTCGTCTGCTGTCCAGAGCCCTGGTAACGAGGATTATAGTTGACCGGTGCGACCGTCGAACTCTCGACGCTTTGCGAGACGGAGCCGGCGGAACCAAAGCCATGGGAATTGATATTGGATTGCGTACGCTGCCTTTGACCGGCGTAGCCCGGCGCGTTCACCGCGAAAGGACCCTGTCTGGCATAGTGGAACGTGCCGCTCAGCGGATTCGCGAAGTTCGCCGGACTCGGAGTTACGTATCTGACGGTCTCTGTGGGGCTGAAAGCCAAAGGCGATTGCGTGCTGGTCGGCACATTGTTACCCCTGTATCCCAATTCCGAATTCTGAATGCCGTACGAGCCGGCCAACGGTTTCGGCGTCGACAGCAGTTTCTGGTAGCCGAAGCTCGTGGCTGGCGTCTGCGGCTTTGTTCGCAGTCCGAACGTAGACTGTCCCTTCGTCTGCTGTGCGTTTAAAAATTGTAGATTCGACGCGGACAGACTCTGAGCTTGCAGACCAGCCGATTCGGAAGGAAAGCTGTTGCGTTGCGTTCCGAAATAGTATCCCTTCTGATTGGCAGCAGGCTGCACGTTCTCGATTATGGTCTTCGGCATGAACGGGCTGATCGATTCCTCGATGCTCACGGTGGTGCCCGATTTCCCAGCCGGGAAATAGTAGTTGTATCTCTTCGGCTGAAGGTTGTTCTTGTCTAAACCGTAGCCGAGACCGTTGTTCACGGTCCGTTTCGACTTTTCCTCGGACGTGGCGTTGTCGTCGTCCGTGTCGTTGCCGAAGTCTAACAGAATGATAGGAGGCAGGATAGGCAGTTGATCGTCCTCCTTCGAGTCTTTCCGTTTCACATCTTCCTTCGGTTCTTtctcgggttcgggttcggatTCGGGTTCGACCTCGAGACGGGGAGGCTCGGTGACGAAGCTGTCCACCCGTGATCCGCTCTCTTTCGACAGGTCCCTTCCGGAAGTTCTCGCTTGGCTGAGACCGATCGCAAGAAGAATCGCGCCGATCTGAAAGCAACGGACACGCGTAAGAGAACGAGCTCGATTCGTCGGGGCGTTGAACGTAATAACGATAAGCCGGTTATCGATCTTACAGCTCGATGCTTCAGCGACGATAATATCTCACTTTCGCTTCCCTCCTACCGCCTACCGAATGTACGCGCGCGCCTCTCCCGAGATTGCGAGCGTCTACTTTGGATGGGGCATCGGTCGAAACGGACCCAATAATTGCCGCTCCAGGAGAAATCTTCGATTTCCTCGGCGCAGAAGATTACGCGGGGCTCGACCTTGCCGCGGAAAGAGTTGAAATTTCTACAAGGTTACGGTCGGAGTCAACCGATCGAGGCGGGAGAACCAGTTCCACGCGAACTTGCGATTTTCACCGCTTTCTTCCGAGCCGCGTGCC
Protein-coding sequences here:
- the LOC143363003 gene encoding uncharacterized protein LOC143363003, whose translation is MPSRYGGETIIALSLSLFKRRHIRWDVAGSASSVPNTHDETAKRAGLRSSVVMRHLAIHGADRAFPPPHPTDWQTTRNSSTSLKIGAILLAIGLSQARTSGRDLSKESGSRVDSFVTEPPRLEVEPESEPEPEKEPKEDVKRKDSKEDDQLPILPPIILLDFGNDTDDDNATSEEKSKRTVNNGLGYGLDKNNLQPKRYNYYFPAGKSGTTVSIEESISPFMPKTIIENVQPAANQKGYYFGTQRNSFPSESAGLQAQSLSASNLQFLNAQQTKGQSTFGLRTKPQTPATSFGYQKLLSTPKPLAGSYGIQNSELGYRGNNVPTSTQSPLAFSPTETVRYVTPSPANFANPLSGTFHYARQGPFAVNAPGYAGQRQRTQSNINSHGFGSAGSVSQSVESSTVAPVNYNPRYQGSGQQTKLPNGPRYTVENGVRYENKVFWKYPDGRVSDVPPATYVETYSAYPDSNTGQHQPPTKSQGSHSIYEVSTTENSVYSQGPVQFPVVPEQNGQEPNLFVPPESLTGDSPRQQVFRLGYQNLVGRRQNANQPQPRKPGVQSNAAGHKVTYGSLYEPVTSRYMVNSPDPEYTDGYTTESTLNATTPISNLFASSADTSSPFGSRYTSKAQSYLDSVLSGADSPKKHGPPNNDPNNYSNLQYSDLLSYNPSISEYIRNPSSILNVRPTFVQAGNSLIPVIILRVDGVSPIRSKSTQNINLKALLQQYLVQYANSIQDLARPSTYDLGTESIGNGNGQSQVASKSPILDLIRLTQEDARDAPPPYDPMDYIGRSSYEASNLEFAKSLADSQYGERTQVRQKTKNVQIVDDPRFTSYKAKS